attacaattaaattgtgtgcaaaattacaaatgttgtatgtcatacactgttatatttaaattagcaaTATTCATAGGTATAGCACTGcctatatattgttaataaataatttaatttaataataatcccTAAATATTAGGGAATTGTAAATAGgaaaacaattatagttttagttaggCTATCCTTGAAGAAATTTTCAAACATCCAGATCCGATTCAAAGGTAGCGTACATATACTAGTTTTTATTCACATGGCCCATTGAGTTTGACTCTGTATCAGTATATTACCTGTGAACTGTATGTAAATGGTACTAGACCCTACTATTGTAATGTTTGTTTAGTGAAAACAAGCCTATTCCCTGATTACAGggaaataaaaaacaagcttGCTACTGCTACAAGTGCTTGTTACTGTACAAGTTACAAAGattaagtaagtaaaataattagttacaagTTTAATTAAAGCGTTGCATAAAGTCCTTTTTTTTAGTAACTATTCTAGTATTTATTTCTAGTATCTATCCTGACAAAGTATAGGTAGACAACATAGGTTAACTTAATATGcgtatttttctaaattgatataaaacacttattttttatatcaatgatCTGAAGTACCAGCCCGGAAACCTATACAATTCAAACATTCTAATGAAAGAGGAAGAATGATTAGATTATCAATGTAAGATGGTCTacttaacaacatattctgtagctagagatacATCATAGTActgtattaacatttaatataccaAACACTTATTATTCGCAACACTCGGAACGGTTTATCTTGGGTCACGACCTTACAGATTACAGCTCGTTTGCTTccacttaatttttaattgatcattaattttttatcagaCTTTTGTCATTATAAACACAGAGTACATTAATCTGAAAAGAAAATCCAAGggaaaataaacaacaacataaaatatatatatacattttattcaaatacgTACATCTCactttgtgaaaatatttacgtacagctaaacagtttttttttttttatatttacatttgttttaccGTAGGTAGTCTCACTGTGTCGACAGAGCAGACCGGATTTCCAGCTCAGCCATAACTTCTACGGGGATGCTGTAGTTTCCCCAGGGCAGAGTCCCGATGCCGTCGTCTTGGATGTAGCGTTTGTCATCATGAGGCGACAGAACAATTTTGTTCAGTTCAACGCTGTACAAGTCGTGTTTAAAGCTCCGGATCATGTTCATCGAACCGTATTGTATACCTGAGGTGAACAGACACTGTTTGTAATCGTCGAAGGTCAGGTGGTTTTCTATCGTTGTCTTTTTGACACCTTTCGACTTTTTGATCACTCCGCCTTCGGATCTGCTGGAGTACATTTTCGAGCGAAGTCCTACGTGCTCGTACATGATTCTGCCGTTGAGCTCGTCTTTCATCTTCCCTAGTACCTTTTTGTTGACTGCTGGCATGTTGTATCGGTTGGGCTGGGGGTAGTCGCTGGTGTCGAACAGATCGATCATGCCTTTGATGTCTTTGTACAAGTCGGGTCGTCTGGATGTGGTACGTCAGCGAGTCGGTGTCTGTATATTGCAGTTGAGCTTTGTCACCGTACCGCCTCTTGATGACGTTGTAGTGGAAGTCGTACATCAGCGTTTTCGACATGTCCAGAATGCTCATGCCGACGTAGATTGCTTTGTTGAACATCAATTTTGTTTTAGACTTGTGAACGGCTGCCAACTGTTCGGTGAATATCGTCCTGCTCTTAAAGTTTGGTTGAGCAGTCCACTTGTCGACTTGTTCGTCTTTTGTGGCTAGTCGGATGTCAACTCTGTTCCGGATGTTTTCCATCGTCTTACCGAAAACGCTGTTATTCATGAGCTTGAAGAAATCTTTCTCAAACTCGTTCCTGGCTTGCGTACGCATCTCAGTGTTCAAGTCGATGTAGGGCTTGAGCCAGGCTGATTGACTGAAGCTTATAACTCTGTGGACTTTCTTAAGTTTCATGCCGAGCGATAGATACTGTTTTAGATTCCGGTAGTGGACAACGTATTTTTCTTTGCCAAACAGTGTGGTGAGAAGTTTCTCTTCTTTCGATCCCGGCGGTACTCGACGTTCCGGTGCAAGAGGCAAGTCGGAGTGGAGGTCATGTAATTGTTCGGGATACACCAAGTCGACTTCTAGAATGTAGCCAGTTGGTGCGTCATCCGGAACTTTTGTAACGTCAATGTCGGTTTTGCACCACTTGAAGTTCTTATACGGCATGTACTCACTCATGGACCAACCGTACAGATTATTGGCGTCCAAGTACGTCAGGTAGGAAGTCGGCTGGTCCTCATCGAAATCTTCCATAAAAGGGTTGTTTGCTGTGGCGTACCGGTTAGAGCACTGTGACACTCCGCCACGAATGCCCTTGCCGATCATCAGGATCATGTTGTAGTCACTGAGAAGGTCGAGTTTTATGCCGGTGGTCTTGAGCATCGCACTCCACGCGAGTCCGGGAGCCGTGTAGTACCAAGCAGGGTCGATCTGGTACGTCTGCATGCAAACGTCGCGAAAGTTCTCCATAATGTCCGCCAGCAAGAGCACGTCCGTTTGGTTGTACAACAGTGTGTAGTCTTTCATGTTCTGTATGTTGAACGTATTCCAAACGTTGACCGCATGTCGGTAGTCTTCGGGCTTTACGTGAGCGTCGTTTAGCTTGTTGTAGAAATCTTCTTGGTTTGGAAGCGAACAACGTTCAAACTTCTCAATGCTGTCCATGTAATCGTAGGGATAAACACCTTTTTTCACCAACAGCTCTAGTTTTTCACCTTGGTAGATATTGGAAGTGTGTCTGAACTGATTGGGAGACAGGTTTTTGGCCAACTTGTCTAGACTGCTTGCCATGAATCTCAACGAGTCCAGAAAACGTAGCTTCACTCCACGCTCAAACCTCGATGGTGTACGAGATGTAACGTTCCTCGTTATTGGGAATAACTTTGATGGTCTCGTTGTTGAGCCCAAACATTTTGATAAACAGGTGGGTGTCGTATCCGCTCAGGTTGTGAACAAACACTGGCAGGAAATGTGGTTTCTTAAAGTTGAGGTTGCAAGAGTTGTGTGCCATACCTCTGAATTTCCCCGTCAGATGGTCGTGATCGCGAACTTCATAATCGTTGGGATCGTTGGAAGACTTGCCACAGATGTGACACTGCCGAGCGTTGGCTATTGCGTGTAAATCGTCTTGAGTCAGCTCCATCGGTAGAGCAGCAGCTCTTGAGTAAAGTTGGAATATTTCCCTGGCATCGTTCATGATGCTTTCCACGAACACTTGTGCAGCGTCAGTTCCGAAATACGTTGTGGGCGGTTTGTAATCACCGTCAGAGTACACGAAGTAGTACGAGAAACTAACTGCTTCGTGTTTCTGATACTTTTCAGTGTAAGAACTTTGTGCATCGGGATCCCGTCTGCTGCTGGCTACGGGAGTCAGCATACACTCAAAGTCAGCGTAAGCCACGAACGGAACTCTCATCGCGTGTTTGAAGTCCTTAAACTGAATTGTGGAGCCTTCTTTCGGTGTCAGTATTTTCACCGCCTCGTGTTCGCTGCAGTCTTCTTTGTGTTTGATCAGTAGTTCCTCGGTTCCGTAATGCATGAGGCAGCGCTTGCAGAGCCAGGTTCTAGTCGTGTGCTTTGAAAGTTGTGAACGTACTAATCGGCTGAGATCTTTGATGAGGCAGTAGTGAGAGTTGTTTTGATCTCTAATATACAGCAAGTCAACGTGTGTGTCTTTTTCTTCTCGTGTCACGTACAGCGGATAGACGACCAGTTTCTCGTCGTAAGAGTACACGTTGACGGATATTCCAGATCGCTTTTCAAACAGCTTGACGTGGTCGAGACTCACAGGAAAAGTGATACCGTCCAAATGTACGTCTAATTCGTGCTCAAAAGGTTGATAGTGGTGGATACGCTCAGGCTTCGCTTGCCACCCCTTGGGATGCAACGCGGCTAAGATTGACCACACGAAACATTTCTGATCAGTGTTCTTTATATTTACGATTGCTTTCTTAGCTGAAACCTTTTCGTGTAGTTCCACGTAACTGGAGCCTCTGAGTGGAACGTAACGATTAATTCGTAACTCGAGGTGGAGGATTTTGTGCAAGGTCCAACCAGATCCCTTGGCGTAGAACTCTTCCATTTCGACCAAAAGCTTTTTCATCGCCGTTTTAACATACACCCTAATGTCCGTAGTTGGAAAGAATCAcgttgtttttagttttgaaattcatCTTTTGAATCACACCACTCGTCGGTTTTGTGTATTCGGCTTCAAACACGAGGTTAGCTTTGATGTTGTGTTCGTCGACATGCTGTGCTATTTCGCGAGTGATTGGCTTTCTACATGTTTTAAGAAATCTTTTGGGGTCTTTGATACCACGCTTGTTTTCTATCATGTACGTTTTCATACGACCCCTGAACGCTTGCtgtacctttttaatattacccCCTTGTTTGCTAGGTTTCATGACTTTAGGCGGAGGTGCTGAAACGGTAGCTACACCATGCTTACGCTTTAAACCGTCTGGTGAACACTTCTTGATGTGACCGATGGCAGACGTGCTAGCTGATGTGGAGCTAGTACTTGGTTCAAGGCGTGGAACCTTTGGTGGTGGTTCTGAAACGGTAGCTGGATGAGTCTAGTTTTCGTTCTTCCGCTTTAAACCGCCTGGTGAACACTTTGCAATATGACGGCTCAAGTTGGACATGGTTATCAGTTGCTGACAATGCGGACACGGCTTCTTAGGCTCAACAGTCGTTTTAATATTGCCACACACTTCAACATGGCGAGACATGTTACGTGACGTTATTAATTTGTTGCAGTGCACACAATGTTCTTTAGTATTCGACACGTGAGGCTCGACTCCTCCAGCCGACATGCACTTGGCAGTGTTACGGTGACGTGCCATTTGCGACTTAGACACCATTGCACCACACACATCACAAGCAGCAGTAGCCATTGTCACGACTTACTCGGACTACCTAGTATCCGACACTGCCTCAATCTCTGTACAGTATGAGTGATGTCAGTATGGGTCGCACATACAACGTTCTCTAGCAACAACAGTTTCACATACGGTACACAAACAGCTAACACGTTTTCGTATACAACCACCACTCGCGTCTTGTTACGTGCTGCACCAGAACCACCGCGCACCAGACTGCCACCGCCCACTACGCGCGTGTACTACCGCTGACTCACACCGCGTTGTGCAACTCGGGCACCGCCGGCCGCCGCCGCTGACTCACCGCGTTGTGTTactgccgccgccgccgccgtgTGTGTTGCTCCGCTTTGTGTAATCGACAAAAAAGTTTTACGCAACTGCTGAAACAAtacagtgtaaaaaaataaaaaacaacttgttgcacacgaacaagaaccgcgactttaaaaacaaagacaactaCTGAAAaggtacagtgtaaaaaataaaacacaacttgttgcacacgaacaagaaccgcgactttaaaaacaaagacaactaCTAAAacggtacagtgtaaaaaataaaacacaacttgttgcacacgaacaagaaccgagaattaaaaaacaaagacaacttctgaaacagtacagtgtaaaaaataaaacacaacttgttgcacacgaacaagaaccgagaAAAATATAACTCGACCTCCCTGAGACGACTCGACCTCTTTGGGACGTTGGTAAACATACACATCGACACTACTCATTTCCTTTAATATCAAGATTTCATTACTATAAagaaaattaccaaatatttattaatttatttattaatttatgaacgCCTTTTATGAGTTTGGTAATGAACGGaactaaaaacttgtaatataggatttgtaaaaatgaaaaatgaaactaaagggtaatttgtattgttatttgtcAATTCATGAAACTTTTTCTACTCGTGCTATAATtctaaagaacaaaattaaatacaactaacAAGGACTGCAATCGAGGAAgattgtaatatatgttatttaccATTCGGAGTGATGCCGAGCTGGAGCTTTAGGTTCTTTTTCGGAGACtcagaatttctgatttctgttGAAGAGTAGGTTAACTTGCACTAACTGTTGGAACCTCTCACCGGGAGACAGCAATGCACACATAAGTCCACATTATATCAAGGTAGTAATACCACAGGTCAAAAACTGGATTTCATGAAGACAACTGTATGACGACgtatgctttgttaaataaaacagtgtttcaaTCTAGATCAATCAGACCGATTTATGTCTACGACATAGTGtacttcaaaaaatttattcactgttacttgttttaatggaagtataaaattattaggtactttgggattataccgaccacaccccgACATGAATCGGCATTtgatattttgcttctactgattactagattagcgtagaacaatatttcgtcaatataaaacaggaattgtcttatcggaAACCCCTCTCCATCCTCAGAccgaggtcaaagtcgagcggtataatagataacgtgattgcagtgtCTCACCGCCCGTtgagctggtgcgtcgctttgttgtacttccgtgttttacccctacatttctccaaatacaaaaattcaacaaaaacaaacattaccaaacaaaaaataaaatcttcattaaataaaaaaacacaaaacttgtttttattcttgattacactccgccacccaaaatacgagtgcctccggccatcagcgcgggggcAGCACCGGAGGGCAGCAACGaaataaaaacatccctcgagatagtacctatcagtaacaCAGTAacatatcaaattctagaggggccgatcagaaatatacattgatttgtaatggaaaggcaattatgtaccgtgcaataaaaacttaaataatcacgtgatgccgcgcggcctgccgtaattgggattctcgagaaagataacagcgacaactataccgatcacaatacctggaaatgctttttgattgatggaatgttagttctgttacttatctacatcgttttataacgttctaagttcattgaaaaaagtttgtgttcttcatactggtgtggtcggtataatcccaaagtaccaattatTACGTTAGAAACCCGctaaaattaaaacgtaaattattgtattgatgaaacattttatatccagTAACGCTTATTTTTATTACCTACATTTCCTTCAATACATTATAATCCAAAAGGATATGCCgttaacataatttgatgagctagcttcttgttttcttaaaattatagtGTTCTGCAGTTTTATCATGGTAGGACTTGCTGGTCCATTTTATCGATCCATTTTAACGTAGaattagtttacttttttgtCCACCGTTTTCAGGATACCTTGCCATATGTCGTCTTTCTCTTGttggaaaatgtgaaaaatatgcCCTGtc
This genomic stretch from Homalodisca vitripennis isolate AUS2020 chromosome 6, UT_GWSS_2.1, whole genome shotgun sequence harbors:
- the LOC124365470 gene encoding uncharacterized protein LOC124365470; translated protein: MEEFYAKGSGWTLHKILHLELRINRYVPLRGSSYVELHEKVSAKKAIVNIKNTDQKCFVWSILAALHPKGWQAKPERIHHYQPFEHELDVHLDGITFPVSLDHVKLFEKRSGISVNVYSYDEKLVVYPLYVTREEKDTHVDLLYIRDQNNSHYCLIKDLSRLVRSQLSKHTTRTWLCKRCLMHYGTEELLIKHKEDCSEHEAVKILTPKEGSTIQFKDFKHAMRVPFVAYADFECMLTPVASSRRDPDAQSSYTEKYQKHEAVSFSYYFVYSDGDYKPPTTYFGTDAAQVFVESIMNDAREIFQLYSRAAALPMELTQDDLHAIANARQCHICGKSSNDPNDYEVRDHDHLTGKFRGMAHNSCNLNFKKPHFLPVFVHNLSGYDTHLFIKMFGLNNETIKVIPNNEERYISYTIEV
- the LOC124365469 gene encoding uncharacterized protein LOC124365469 translates to MASSLDKLAKNLSPNQFRHTSNIYQGEKLELLVKKGVYPYDYMDSIEKFERCSLPNQEDFYNKLNDAHVKPEDYRHAVNVWNTFNIQNMKDYTLLYNQTDVLLLADIMENFRDVCMQTYQIDPAWYYTAPGLAWSAMLKTTGIKLDLLSDYNMILMIGKGIRGGVSQCSNRYATANNPFMEDFDEDQPTSYLTYLDANNLYGWSMSEYMPYKNFKWCKTDIDVTKVPDDAPTGYILEVDLVYPEQLHDLHSDLPLAPERRVPPGSKEEKLLTTLFGKEKYVVHYRNLKQYLSLGMKLKKVHRVISFSQSAWLKPYIDLNTEMRTQARNEFEKDFFKLMNNSVFGKTMENIRNRVDIRLATKDEQVDKWTAQPNFKSRTIFTEQLAAVHKSKTKLMFNKAIYVGMSILDMSKTLMYDFHYNVIKRRRPDLYKDIKGMIDLFDTSDYPQPNRYNMPAVNKKVLGKMKDELNGRIMYEHVGLRSKMYSSRSEGGVIKKSKGVKKTTIENHLTFDDYKQCLFTSGIQYGSMNMIRSFKHDLYSVELNKIVLSPHDDKRYIQDDGIGTLPWGNYSIPVEVMAELEIRSALSTQ